A genomic window from Cryobacterium sp. SO2 includes:
- a CDS encoding DUF6350 family protein, whose product MNRITTALLAALEALIVVAIGVGIALVPLTILWGTHYGLGIDWFVFWRAAVDVWLLGNGVDLAVQLPVDVTTSLGLAGAEAPFSLTIALLGFAVLAVLLGVRTGRRAATTDYRLTAAGVAILSYGLLAALLTYSAGTVVVTPAPVQGVLLPTLVFALGVLIGASGSPRAAGTVLPGWAARPLADLLGRIPAEVRSQLVAALRAGAATVAGIMVVSGLAVFVSVLANFATVIGLYETLQADVMGGISLTIGQLAFIPNLVVWAASWFVGPGIALGTGSSVSPLGTSLAAVPGLPLFGALPHGTLEFGFLGLLVPVLIGFVVAVLVRQGLDKRANAPHGPVPMLVTGALTGVVAGILLGLLAWWSAGAMGPGRLADVGPNPLLVGVLTFVEVGIAAALGMLVGGRRARSTDKRAEEVSTKR is encoded by the coding sequence ATGAACCGTATAACGACTGCCCTGCTCGCCGCGCTCGAGGCGCTCATTGTCGTCGCCATCGGCGTGGGCATCGCCCTCGTGCCGCTCACCATCCTCTGGGGCACCCACTACGGCCTGGGAATCGACTGGTTCGTGTTCTGGCGGGCCGCCGTGGACGTCTGGCTGCTCGGCAACGGCGTGGACCTGGCCGTGCAACTGCCCGTCGACGTGACCACCTCGCTGGGCCTGGCCGGCGCCGAGGCCCCGTTCAGCCTCACCATCGCGCTGCTCGGCTTCGCCGTGCTCGCGGTGCTGCTCGGCGTGCGCACCGGCCGCCGTGCCGCAACCACCGACTACCGTCTCACCGCGGCCGGCGTGGCCATCCTCAGCTACGGACTGCTCGCGGCGCTGCTCACCTACTCCGCCGGAACCGTCGTCGTCACCCCCGCGCCCGTGCAAGGGGTTCTGCTGCCCACCCTGGTCTTCGCCCTCGGCGTGCTGATCGGCGCATCCGGGTCGCCCCGCGCGGCCGGCACCGTGCTTCCCGGCTGGGCCGCCCGCCCGCTCGCCGACCTGCTGGGCCGGATCCCCGCCGAGGTGCGCAGCCAGCTCGTCGCCGCGCTGCGCGCCGGCGCTGCCACGGTCGCCGGCATCATGGTGGTCTCCGGTCTGGCCGTGTTCGTGTCGGTGCTGGCCAACTTCGCCACCGTGATCGGACTCTACGAGACCCTGCAGGCCGACGTGATGGGCGGCATCAGCCTCACCATCGGCCAGCTCGCCTTCATCCCCAACCTCGTCGTCTGGGCGGCCAGCTGGTTCGTCGGCCCCGGCATCGCGCTCGGCACCGGCAGCAGCGTCAGCCCGCTCGGCACCTCCCTCGCTGCGGTGCCCGGACTGCCGCTGTTCGGCGCGCTGCCGCACGGCACCCTCGAGTTCGGCTTCCTCGGCCTGCTCGTGCCCGTGCTGATCGGCTTCGTGGTGGCTGTGCTCGTGCGCCAGGGCCTGGACAAACGCGCCAACGCGCCGCACGGGCCGGTCCCGATGCTCGTGACCGGGGCGCTCACCGGCGTCGTCGCCGGCATCCTGCTCGGCCTGCTCGCCTGGTGGTCGGCCGGAGCGATGGGACCGGGGCGCCTCGCCGACGTCGGCCCGAACCCGCTGCTCGTCGGGGTGCTCACGTTCGTGGAGGTGGGCATCGCCGCCGCACTCGGTATGCTCGTCGGTGGCCGTCGGGCCCGGAGCACGGATAAGCGCGCCGAGGAAGTCTCAACGAAACGGTAG
- the purN gene encoding phosphoribosylglycinamide formyltransferase, with translation MLSLVVLISGGGSNLRALLEASGDAEFPARIVAIGADRDADGLALGEEFGIPTFTVPFSSYPDRDAWGDALLEQVQQWQPDLTVLSGFMRLLPPRVVSALSPHLINTHPAYLPEFPGAHGVRDALAAGASQTGASIIVVDNGVDDGPIVSQERVPVHPGDTQDSLHDRIKLVERRLLVQAVLDIANGHVDLKEHSPI, from the coding sequence GTGCTGTCACTGGTCGTATTGATCTCCGGCGGAGGCTCGAACCTGCGCGCGCTTCTGGAGGCGTCCGGCGACGCCGAGTTCCCCGCCCGGATCGTCGCCATCGGCGCCGACCGGGACGCCGATGGGCTCGCGCTCGGCGAGGAATTCGGCATCCCCACCTTCACGGTTCCGTTCTCGTCGTACCCCGACCGGGACGCCTGGGGTGACGCGCTGTTGGAGCAGGTGCAGCAGTGGCAGCCCGACCTCACCGTGCTCAGCGGCTTCATGCGCCTGCTGCCGCCGCGAGTGGTCTCCGCGCTGTCGCCGCACCTGATCAACACGCACCCCGCCTACCTGCCCGAGTTCCCCGGCGCCCACGGGGTGCGCGACGCGCTCGCCGCCGGGGCCAGCCAGACCGGCGCCAGCATCATCGTCGTGGACAACGGAGTCGACGACGGACCGATCGTGAGCCAGGAACGGGTGCCGGTGCATCCCGGCGACACCCAGGACTCGCTGCACGACCGCATCAAACTCGTCGAACGCCGCCTGCTCGTGCAGGCCGTGCTCGACATCGCCAACGGACACGTCGATCTCAAGGAGCATTCCCCCATATGA
- the purH gene encoding bifunctional phosphoribosylaminoimidazolecarboxamide formyltransferase/IMP cyclohydrolase, producing MSGHTNARSLYRDRDVIPVQRALISVSDKTGLVELANALAAAGVEMVSTGSTAATIREAGHDVTDVSAVTGFPESLDGRVKTLHPSVHAGILADLRLEAHENQLADLSIAPFQLVVVNLYPFVETVESGAEPAGVIEQIDIGGPALVRASAKNHPNVAIVVDPEDYPEIIAAVAAGGSTLRLRQKLASLAFEHTANYDLSVSAWFTENVYDQWQDDSESLGEEILEAFDAIVGGAADEDPRFPDTLAIEATRATVLRYGENSHQAAALYLGEGGQGIAQAVQLHGKEMSYNNYVDADAAVRAAFDFAEPAVAIIKHANPCGIAVANPKAPDAIASAHHRAHDCDPVSAFGGVIAANRVVTLGMAETVSQIFTEVLVAPGFEPAAFELLSAKKNIRLLELPADYRRSSLELRQISGGLLVQETDTFDTLDTDAWRLVSGPEVDAATRADLEFAWKACRAVKSNAILLAHAGASVGVGMGQVNRVDSCHLAVSRAGDRAEGAVAASDAFFPFADGLEVLLEAGVTAVVQPGGSVRDEEVIAAATAAGVSMYFTGERHFFH from the coding sequence ATGAGCGGTCACACCAACGCCCGGAGCCTCTACCGCGACCGGGACGTCATTCCCGTGCAGCGCGCGCTGATCTCGGTCTCCGACAAGACCGGGCTGGTCGAACTGGCCAACGCCCTCGCCGCCGCCGGCGTCGAGATGGTCTCCACCGGCTCCACCGCCGCCACCATCCGCGAGGCCGGCCACGACGTCACGGATGTCTCCGCCGTCACCGGATTCCCGGAGTCGCTCGACGGCCGGGTGAAGACCCTGCACCCGAGCGTTCACGCCGGTATCCTCGCCGACCTCCGCCTCGAGGCGCACGAGAACCAGCTCGCCGACCTGTCGATCGCGCCGTTCCAGCTCGTGGTCGTGAACCTGTACCCGTTCGTCGAGACCGTCGAGTCCGGCGCCGAGCCCGCCGGCGTGATCGAGCAGATCGACATCGGCGGACCGGCGCTGGTGCGCGCATCCGCCAAGAACCACCCCAACGTGGCCATCGTCGTCGACCCGGAGGACTACCCCGAGATCATCGCCGCGGTCGCCGCCGGCGGCAGCACACTGCGCCTGCGCCAGAAGCTGGCTTCGCTCGCGTTCGAGCACACCGCCAACTACGACCTGAGCGTGTCCGCGTGGTTCACCGAGAACGTCTACGACCAGTGGCAGGACGACTCCGAGTCGCTCGGCGAAGAGATCCTCGAGGCGTTCGACGCCATCGTCGGCGGCGCAGCGGACGAAGACCCGCGCTTCCCGGACACCCTCGCAATCGAAGCCACCCGCGCCACAGTGCTTCGCTACGGCGAGAACTCGCACCAGGCCGCCGCACTGTACCTCGGCGAGGGCGGACAGGGCATCGCCCAGGCCGTGCAGCTGCACGGCAAGGAGATGTCGTACAACAACTACGTCGACGCGGATGCCGCCGTGCGCGCCGCGTTCGACTTCGCCGAACCGGCCGTGGCCATCATCAAGCACGCCAACCCGTGCGGCATCGCCGTCGCCAACCCCAAGGCGCCCGACGCCATCGCGTCCGCCCACCACCGCGCGCACGATTGCGACCCGGTGTCGGCGTTCGGCGGGGTCATCGCCGCCAACCGTGTCGTCACCCTGGGCATGGCCGAGACCGTGAGCCAGATCTTCACCGAGGTGCTCGTGGCGCCCGGGTTCGAGCCGGCCGCGTTCGAGCTGCTCAGCGCCAAGAAGAACATCCGCCTGCTTGAGCTGCCGGCCGACTACCGCCGCTCGTCGCTGGAGCTCCGCCAGATCTCCGGGGGCCTGCTCGTGCAGGAGACCGACACCTTCGACACGCTCGACACCGACGCGTGGCGCCTGGTCTCCGGCCCCGAGGTGGACGCCGCGACCCGCGCCGACCTCGAGTTCGCCTGGAAGGCCTGCCGCGCGGTGAAGTCGAACGCGATCCTGCTGGCGCACGCCGGCGCATCCGTTGGCGTGGGCATGGGCCAGGTCAACCGGGTGGACTCCTGCCACTTGGCCGTGAGTCGGGCCGGTGACCGGGCCGAGGGCGCCGTCGCCGCGTCCGACGCGTTCTTCCCCTTCGCCGACGGCCTCGAGGTGCTGCTGGAGGCCGGCGTGACCGCGGTCGTGCAGCCCGGCGGTTCGGTGCGCGACGAGGAGGTCATCGCCGCGGCGACGGCCGCCGGAGTGTCGATGTACTTCACCGGGGAGCGTCACTTCTTCCACTGA